tgctgctaggtgtgacccaaaagaaaaacaaaaacaaaaagaaaattgatgtGGCCAaagagagtagcatggaggtaagggcgtttgcctttcatgctagaAGGACAATAGTTcgaaatcccgacatcccatatggtcccctgtgctttcaggggcaatttctgagcaaaagagccagtagtaaacccctgagggatgctgggtgtgacccaaaaacaaaaaaaaaaagaaaaaaaaggaaagaaaggaaagaaagatagcatgggaggtaagagtttgcctttcatgcagaaggtcattggtttgaatcccaggtcccatatggtccccgagcctgccaggagcgatttctgagcacagagccaggagtaaccactgaggagggagggagaggcagagggataggggagagggagggggaggaggagaaaaggagagggagaggagaggaggagagaaggagagggagagggagggggaggagggagagaaggagagggagagggaccgGGAGAGAGACCTAGTGGccctcaagcattactcctggctctgagctcagaaatcactgctgcaggctcaggggactatagggatgctggggattgaacctggtttgtctgtatgcaaggcaaatgtccctacccactgtgctctggtcTCTAAGGAAGAGAACATAGAATCctttcaaaaaggctggagttggggctggagcagaagTCTAAGttcacaaaaaaaagagaattacagtccaatatccttgataaatacagatgtaaagatcttcaacaaaatactaacaaatagggccagaacaatagcacagtagaagggcatttgccttgcacaagacaatCCAAGaccgaccttggttcgatcccatatggtccccagagccaggagggatttctgagtgcatagccaggaataactcctgagtgtcatagggtgtggcccaaaaaccaatcaatcaatcaatcaaaaagttcaaaaataaaaaggcatatgcagggcccggagaaatagcatggaggtaaggtgtttgcctttcatgcaggaggtcatcagtttgaatcccggtgtcccatatggtcccccgtgcctgccaggagcaatttctgagcatggagccaggaataacccctgagcgctgccgggtgtgacccaaaaaccacaaaaaaaaaaaaaaaaaaaaaaaaaaggcatatgcatcttatgttcattgcagcactttcaTAATAACCAAAAAGGTAACCAAATGCTCTAGAACAAAAgaatgaatcaaaaaaaaaatagctatggTATAgttacacaatggagtactatgtagctgttaggaaaatgaagtcatgaaatgtgcttatacatggatagacctggagagtatcatgctgagtcaaATGATTCAGGAGGGAGAGGACATATATAGAATGACtgcactcatatgtgggatattaaaaaaaaaacaaaggggacagagtgatagtgtttttgtttgtttattttctttttggtttttgagtcacacccgggcagcactcgggttactcctggctccaggctcagaaatcgctcctgggggcccaTAGAGATAAGCACTggcagaagagatagcaaggagggtaaggcagttgcctcTCATGgctcaaatccggcatcccatatggtccctgagcctgccaggatcgatttcttagcatagagtcaggagtaacccctgagcactgctgggtgtgaccccccactataaaaaaaaaaaaagaaagtgcttcctggcaggctcggggggactatatgggatgccaggattcgaaccaccaagtttctgcatgcaaggagaatgccttatctccatgctatctctccaaccccagagtgatagtgttttgcctatgcaatcaacccagttcaatccccagcattccatatggtcccccaagctctacCAGAACTCTGTACCCCGAGCGcagtcaagagtaatctctgagcactcctgggtgtggccaaaaaaataaaatgaagtaaaataaaaagaaaacaaaaatagtatgagaatactacccacaaacaataaaaacaaggaGCAGCAAAATTGATCCacggtggggccgggcggtggcgctaaaggtaaggtgcctgccttgcctgcgctagccttggacggaccgcggttcgatcccccggtgtcccctatggtcccccaagccaggagcaacttcttttttttttttttttttttttttttggtttttgggccacacccggtgacgctcaggggttactcctggctatgcgctcagaagtcgttcctggcttgggggaccatatgggatgccgggggatcgaaccgcggtccgtctttaaactcttttttttttttggtttttgagccacacccgtttgacactcaggggttactcctggctatgtgctcagaaatcgcccctggcttggggggaccatatgggacgccgggggatcgaaccgcggtccttccttggctagcgcttgcaaggcagacaccttacctccagcgccacctacccggccagagcaattttgagcacatagccaggagtaacccctgagcgttaccgggtgtggcccaaaaaccaaaaaaaaaaaaaaaaaaaaaaaaaattgatccacGGTAGAAAACTCCGctacaaagagcaggggagtgcagttcgGGCAGAAAGAGatcacgaaaaaaaaaaaaaaaaaagagatcatggggccggagagatagtatggagagatttgccttgcatgtagaaggtcagtggttcgaatcccagcatcccatatggtcctcagagcttgccaggggcgatttctgagagtagagccaggaggaactcctgatcactgccggagtgtgacccaaaaaccaaaaaagaaaagaaaagaaaagagatcactatgacaatgatagctaaAAATTATCACAAAGAACAGGGTGCTGAATTGAGGTGAAGTGATAATACACATGATACCCCTTTAGAAactgtattgcaaaccacagtgaacACAGTgcctgaaaggaaaaaagggggaaaaaaaatagaagagaaaataaaattgtgtgtTATAGACAGATGGTGTAACTTCATATCTCATGTTgattcaatataaaaaaaagaaaaaggaaaaataagagagaCAAGAGGGTACCTGCAGcatgatttcatttatataaaactttagaacatggggccgaagcagtggtgcaagcggtaaggtcttgcacgcgctagcctaggacagaccacagttcaatcccctgacgtcccCTATGGACCCAagagaggagcaatttctgagcacagagccaggagtaacccctgagcatcacaggatgtggccaaaaaaacaaaaacaaacaaacaaacaaaaactttagaacaggctcaggggatcatatgggatgctgagaattgaaccatggtccatcctggtttcgccacatgcaaggcaaaggccctaccattgtgctatcacaggagtaatttctgagcacagaggcaggaataaacccagagtggctgctgggtgtggccccaaaacaaacaaacaaacaaacagtactAGCAGATGGGAAGGGAAAAATAATGACAAGTGGAAATTTAGGTCACCTTTACTAATAAAAAGGAACACTTCACAAAAATATACACCacatatttttccttaaaaaaaaaaaaaaaaaagtagggcccggagagatagcacagcggcgtttgccttgcaagcagccaatccaggaccaaaggtggttggttcaaatcccggtgtcccatatggtcccccgtgcctgccaggagctatttctgagcagacagcagacagccaggagtaacccctgagcaccgcagggtgtggcccaaaaacaaaacaaaacaaaacaaacaaacaaaaaaaaaagtactagcagagccaagagtaccaccagttgtggcctaaagagaattaaaaaaaaaaaaaagtaacataggggctggagacgggtgttggttcgaatccccgcatcccatatagtccaacatgcctgccagagcaatttctgaacagagagccaagagtaacccctgagcgctgccaggttgtgacccaaaaaccaaaaaaaaggaacataatATGAGGGACCAGAGTACAAGGCACTTACCTTTCACATGTTTctacctgagttagatccctagcactcatacggtcccctgagccctgccagaagtgatttcctgagcacaagaaccaagagtaagccctgaatatagctTGGAGTAGCCTCCTaaaaataaccacaccaaaaagaaaaatttatagaaaacacCAGGTCTGAAGAGATAGAGCACTGGGTAAAAGTGCTTGCCCTCCATGTGTTCAACccagcttgatccccagcatctgagcatctccaggagggaatccctgagcatagccaagtatgACCATGCACACACACTCAAAATTGCTATGAACCTACCATGAGTTGGAGGTAGCTGAGTGCAAGTCAAGTAAGGAAGTTGACCTCCAGGGGTATCAGTGCTGGATGGACAGACAAGTACCTAAGCAAACAGCACAGTGCAATGAGTGTAAGGATTATGGTTGTAATAGGATGGTGGGCTTGTAGGAGAGGGCCAGTGAACCTATCCTGGATGGGCTGGAAAAGTATTTCTGGCAGAAAGTAAGTGCTAAAGAATGAATGAGCCTAGCTGGAAAGAGAAAGTTCTAGGCATACTTCTGGCTGGACACAAAAGGTACAAACAGAATTTGAGGATCTGAATTGGTCTTTTCTGGCCAAGGCAGGGTAAGACAGAAAGCAGAAAGTCTTCCAAGAATTCACCCATCAGCTGAAAAACCTACtgaggaggggccgggaaggtggcgctagaggtaaggtgtctgccttgcaagcgctagcggttcgctcccccagcgtcccatatggtccccccaagccaggggcgatttctgagtgcatagccaggagtaacccctgagcatcaaatgggtgtggcccaaaaaccaaaaaaaaaaaaaaaaaccctactgaGGAGCCTAGATCCTAGCTGCACACTGTACTAATTTATCTTCCTCTTTGGctatccttttattttctactcTTCCTTTCCTGAGCCAGTCTGGCTGTGATTTTGAATATTTGGCAATACCTATCTCCTTTCCTGAGCTGGTGGACAGAACTAGAGAGGAACCCTGACTGGCAGAAGGTTAAAAACAAAAGccttgggcccgagagatagcatggaggtaaggcgtttgcctttcattgcaggaggtcatcggtttgaaatcccggtgtcccatatggggtgtgtgtgtgtgtgtgtgtgtgtgtgtgtgtgtgtgtgagtgtgtgtgtgtgtgtgtgtgtgtgtgtgtgtgtgtgtgtgtgtcccgtgcctgccaggagcaatttctgagcctggagccaggaataacccctgagcactgccgggtatgacccaaaaaccacacacacacacacaaaaaaaaatccttgggcctggagagatagcagagcggtgtttgccttgcaagctgccgatccaggacctaaggtggttggttcaaatcccggtgtcccatatggtcccccgtgcctgccaggagctatttctgaacagacagccaggagtaacccctgagcactgccgggtgtggcccaaaaaccaaaaaaaaaaaaaaagaagaaaaaaaccaaaaagccttAGCACCTGCAACCTCCTCAATGGACCAACCTCTATAAATCTGTCCTATGAACCTCATCCCTGTTCTGGGCCTTGTGCTGGGCACAAGACTCAGTCATGATTCCAAAGTGATCACAGCCTTGAGGAGTTTCCATTCTGATGGGGAAATACAGGCAAGAAATGAGTAAAAttgggccagattgatagcacagcagtagcgcatttgccttgcacacggctgaccttgaatgaacctaggtttgatccctggagtcccatatgatcccccaagacaggagtcatttctgaccgcatagccaggagtaacccctgagcatcactgtgttggctcaaaaatataaaaaaatgggcctggagagatagcacagcagcgtttgccttgcaagcagtcgatccaggaccaaagatggttggttcgaatcctggtgtcccatatggtccctcgtgcctgacaggagctatttctgagcagatagccaggagtaacccctgagcaccacagggtgtggcccaaaaccaaaaaaatatatatatataaaaaaataaattaaaaaatgagtaaaatctGCACGAAAAGGACTATTATGAAGGGCTACATAATAGTTCAGCTGACTGAACTCCTTAAATTCTTGTCTTAGTCATTCACCCTCAGACTCCTGCCCTGGCCAGGAGCTAACCAGTAGCCGACATAGTACATACCTTATCacatagtgattttttttgtttgtgtttttgtttttttgggtcacaccgggcagtgctcaggggtcactccctgactgcactcagaaattgcccctttcaggctgggggaccttatgggatgctgggatcgaactaTTTCGAACTACTGTCCATCTGCagccaagacaaatgccctaccattatgctatctctccagcccccatactgatttttttttcccctccccatgACTCCCATactgatgtttgtttgtttgtttttttgtggtttttggggtcacacctggcagtctcaggggttactcctggctccatgctcaggaaaattgctcctggcaggcagaggggtaccatatggaacgctgggatttgaaccgattgaccttctgcaggaaaggcaaacgccttacctccatgctatctctccggccccccatactGATGTTTTTAAGGTGCACCTGGATCACCCAGTGTTTATAGTGTTTAAAGAATCAACTACCCACTGTTTTAAATCCCTCCACAGCTCTTCTCTGATCACAGGTCAAAAGTCCTCCaccccaggcccagagagatagtacagcaacgttttgccttgcaagcagctgatccaggaccaaagatggttggttcgaatcccggtgtcccatatggtcccccgtgcctgccaggagctatttctgagcagacagccaggagtaacccctgagcaccgccaggtgtggcccaaaaactaaaaagaaaaaaaggcctcCACCCAAGCTGCATCTGAAGGCGTGGTGTGGATGAGACAGAAGCAAATACTTTGGTCAAAAAACAGgtaaagggccgggcggtggtgctaaagataaggtgcctgccttgcctgcgctagccttggacggacagcggttcgatcccccggtgtcccatatggtcccccaagccaggagtaacttctgagcacatagccaggagtcacccctgagcgttaccgggtgtggcccaaaaaccaaaaaaaaacaaacaaaaaaaaaaaacaggtaagcttgggggctggagtaaatagcacagtagtaggggccgaagagaatagcatggaggtataaggcgtttgccttgagtgtagaaggttggtggttcgagtcccggtatcccatatggttccccgagcctgccaggagcgatttctaagcatagagccaggagtaacccctgagcactgccggggtgtgacccaaaaacaaacaaacaaacaaaaaatcacagcagtaggggtttgccttgcaagtggccaaaaccagggattcctggcatcccatatggtcccctaagcctgccaggagcgatttgtgagtaggcagagcgaggaataaccctgagtgtcaccggtatgacccaaaaacaaaaagcaaagcaaaacaaaacaggagccagagagatagcatggaagtagggcatttgccttgcatgtagaaggacggtggtttgattcccagcatctcatatggtcccccgtgcctgccaggagtgtttctgagcatagagctaggagtaacccctgagaacagctgggtgtgacccaaaaacaaaaacaaaaagaaaaacaaaaaaaaaccaagccccctcaaaaaacaaaacaaaagcaggtAAGCTCATAACTAAAAGGATGAGTGAGCAGGTGAGAGGAATAAAGCAATGAATGGAAATAAGCAGAATAGTCATGATTGAATAAACAATAGTCTGTGAGTTTACTCCCTGCCCCCTCCTATCTCTAGTCATGGTAGGTGACCAAGAACAGGGCACAAAGCCCTCTTCAGTTTTGTTGTGAGTCACTCTAGATCCAAGGCCTAGCACACAGACATGATCCATGAAAATTACTGGAGAAGGAAGGAGTGAATGCCTCACAAGGTGTGTGACCAGGAGTCCTGGGCATGGACAAATAAGTGTAAAGCAACTCACGGATGCTGTAGTACATTGGAGCACAGGGCAGGGTCCACCTTCTGCCAGCAGCCCAGGTGGGCAGCAGCCTTGTGTAACAGGTCGCAGTAGCTCGCAGGAAGCAGGTGCTGCATGAGGGTCACTGAGGTGCTGATGGACACCAACAGGAAGAGTTCACAGGACCAGCGCTTGTCGTAGTAATGTGTATTCTGGGGACAGTAGGAGAGGTAGGTAAGACCTGTTGTACATAATCATGtcactctctccctttccctttatTCTATTTTGCATTGAGATCAGGAGAACCCTGGAGAGCTCCAAGGTGGCCTGAAATAACCAAACACCTAACAAAGAAGGCTCAGCATCAATTCTGGGGCTGTCTATGTCCCAACTCTGGTAGGGAATCTCTCTGTGCTTTATAGCACTATATCCTGCAAtcaccctgttttgtttttttttattattgtttttgttgttgttgttgttgtttttgagttacactggttatactcagggtttacttctggctctgaactcagggatcagtgTTCTGCTgttcagagctggagtgatagacagcagatagggcatttgtctagcatgCAACTAATCTGGTTTcaatacctggtatcccatatggttcctcaagcctgccaggagtaagaactgtcaggtgtggcccaaaaataacaagcaaattggggctggagaaatagcatggaggtagagtgtttgcctggcatgcagaaggatggtggttcgaatcccggcatcccatatggtccctgagccttccaggagcaatttctgagcacatagccaagagtaacccctgagcgctgccaggtatgacacaaaaaccaaataaataaataaataaaaataacaagcaaaaatacttttattttaaaaacaaaaagttatggaAAGCTTAATCATGGGCTTAGCCTCAAGTTCACTACTCAGATTTCTATAAAGTAAAACTCCTCCCACAGATCCCCTTCCAAAACAGAACACTTGGATATTTACTAACCATGTGAGCTGGAGCAAGTCATTTTACTTCCTGTGGCTCTAGTTTCCTCATCAGGTGTAATGCAATAATTATGAGCAAACATTAaccactatttttgttttggggtcaccggcagcactcaggggttactcctgactctatgctcagaaattgctcctggcaggcttgggggaccatatgggatgccaggatttgaatcactgtcattctgcatgcaaggcaagtgccctacctccatgctatctctctagcccctacattaaccacttttttttttttttttttttttttttttgggtttttgggccacacccatttgacgctcaggggttactcctggctatgtgctcagaaatcgcccctggcttggggggaccatatgggacgccgggggatcgaaccgcggtccttccttggctagcgcttgcaaggcagacaccttacctccagcgccacctacccggccccgcattAACCACTTTTAATAGGCATTAGGAGTCACAATCTACTGAAATTTCTAGCATGTTGCTAGAAATATATCCTCTCAATTGACAATTATTTGGTGCAATCACCCTGAGAGAATGTTCCAGGCTACTATCGCCTGAGATGGTACCTCTCGACAAAAGgcaatacaggggccagagatggTACACTGGAAAGGATACTTCCATTGTGCATAGGTGATCCAGGTTCAATGTCTGGTACCacttttggtctcctgagcacttctggctgtgctcaggagtaaaccctgaacacaaccaaGTGACACACAGAAAccaagaagagaggaggaagaaaaagaaggaaaaaaaatgtggtggagtgatagtacagagggtatggtgtttgccttgcatacaaccaacctagttcaatccccagcaacctatatggtcccctgcgcctgccaggagtaataatccctaagcatcaccagtgtgcTCCTTtccttccaccaaaaaaaaaaaaaaaaaaaaaaaaaaagaatgagagagcgAGCAGACTTTTAGATTGACTCACATTGGATCTTGACAAATTCTGACTTTCCAAGTTAATGATAAAGCAGGACAGTGAGCCATGGCTGAAGCAAAAGAGTTTCCTGGAAAACAAAGTCACTGCCCCATGTTATCAAGCACATGAACAATGCCATGTGCTCTCAGAGACTGGGTGGCCATGTCTAGGTCACTTCCTTCCTATAAGCCTATTCCACCCACTGGAAAATAGGCCATCCAAGTTCTcaagaaaggagataaaaatctaatcaggggttggagcagtggcgcaaagtggtcgggcattttgccttgcatgcggctaacctaggacagactgcggtttgattccccggcattccatatggtcccccaagccaagagtgatttctgagtgcatagccaggataacccctgagcatcgatgggtgtgacccaaaagcaagcaaacaaacaaataaatctaataaaaagaATCTAATCAGAATgtgtacaggggccggagagatagcatggaggtaaggcgtttgcctttcatgcaggaggtcatcggttcaaatcctggcgtccccagtgcctgccaggagcaatttctgagcctggagccaggaataacccctgagcactgccgggtgtgacccaaaaaccacaaaaaaaaaaaaaaaaaaaagaatgtgtacagATACAGATGCCAGTGACAGGGTGCACATGGAGGAGTTGGCAGGAAAAGGTCCCAGGCCGACCCTTTCCCTCTGGGATGGCTACAAACCTTGACAAACCAGACGGGCACAAAGGCCACATAATAGGCATTCAGCATGGAGCTGACCAGCACTTCCTTCATGCGCCAGTTGAAGTCCATCTTGAGGAACTCCACTTCACTGCGGATAAGGCTAGGTGACAGGCAGCAGGTATGGGGGGGCATGGTCTCTAGGCCATACAGCGGCCTCGTGTGCTGCTTCCAGGTCTCTCGTAGGGTCAGCAGGTAATCCCGGCTCCGGGCCAGGCCACTCACAGCCTCCCTGGGTCCGAGAGATGCCATGTGGCTGAAGAGATCACAGTTGAGTTGTAGGAATGGAATGTACATCCCAAACCTGCTGGGGAAGAGAGTAGTGAGGGAAGGCCTGCTGAAGTGCCAGGATGTCAATTGTCAGTACTTGGGGGGACTGTCTTCTTTCTTCCCTGGGCCTTACTGCTCTTAGCTGCTCAGAGGGGTGAATCTAGACATCATCCCATTCACCTATCCTCCCATCCAAGGATGACTCACAGCACAGGTATCAGTATTGAGAACATGCCCTGGGACACAGTAAGAAGCAAGAGCTGAGTCCCTGCTTTCCCCGTTTAGTGATGACTAACAGTAATTG
This window of the Suncus etruscus isolate mSunEtr1 chromosome 6, mSunEtr1.pri.cur, whole genome shotgun sequence genome carries:
- the TMEM39B gene encoding transmembrane protein 39B isoform X3 translates to MYIPFLQLNCDLFSHMASLGPREAVSGLARSRDYLLTLRETWKQHTRPLYGLETMPPHTCCLSPSLIRSEVEFLKMDFNWRMKEVLVSSMLNAYYVAFVPVWFVKNTHYYDKRWSCELFLLVSISTSVTLMQHLLPASYCDLLHKAAAHLGCWQKVDPALCSNVLQHPWTEECMWPQGVLVKHSKNVYKAVGHYNVAIPSDVSHFRFHFFFSKPLRILNILLLLEGTVIVYQLYSLMSSEKWHQTISLALILFSNYYAFFKLLRDRLVLGKAYSYSANPQKDLDHRFS